A single window of Pyrus communis chromosome 10, drPyrComm1.1, whole genome shotgun sequence DNA harbors:
- the LOC137748350 gene encoding CDK5RAP1-like protein isoform X1, whose product MASSLSSSLSSILNNPHCALRLKLQRPSCFTLGFLNWGPEKSGSRCYHRRQQLQPRPQRRSLGRSSSRSFSNSSPNASSLSGHSGGPSLRHFVAQAALTGAEAQPQNVNVTATEVAPIGRIYHETYGCQMNINDMEIVLSIMKNAGYSEVVDVPENAEVIFINTCAIRDNAEQKVWQRLNYFWFLKREWKDNVKIGRSQSKRPPKVVVLGCMAERLKDQILDSDKMVDVVCGPDAYRDLPRLLEDVDYGQKGINTLLSLEETYADISPVRISKNSISAFVSVMRGCNNMCSFCIVPFTRGRERSRPVESIVREVGELWEEGVKEVTLLGQNVNSYNDASENEKEVEAGTNWRYSEGFSSTCKVKKVGLRFADLLDRLSTEYPEMRFRYTSPHPKDFPDELLYLMRDRPNICRSIHLPAQTGSTAVLERMRRGYTREAYLDLVQKIRRIIPDVGISSDFICGKCSYQCSIHSGFCGETEEDHDDTLSLVKAVGYDMAYIFAYSMRDKTHANRHYDDDVPEDVKQRRLAELIKAFHKSTGQCYDSQVGTTQLVLVEGPNKKAPDTELMGKSDRGHRVSFVNVLLPHRDADSNEERNPVVGDYVEVRILKSTRTSLFGEAVAISKLSLFYNNVEEEAVVCGSRS is encoded by the exons ATGGCGTCGTCGCTCTCGTCGTCCCTGTCCTCGATCCTGAACAACCCACACTGCGCGCTGCGCCTGAAGCTCCAGAGGCCGTCCTGCTTCACTCTCGGGTTCCTCAATTGGGGACCGGAGAAGTCCGGTTCCCGATGCTACCACCGCCGCCAGCAGCTGCAGCCTCGGCCACAAAGGAGGAGTCTTGGCCGCAGTAGCTCCAGAAGCTTCTCGAATTCTAGTCCCAACGCTTCTTCTCTCTCCGGCCATTCCGGTGGCCCCAGCCTCCGCCACTTCGTCGCTCAAGCTGCTCTCACCGGTGCTGAAGCCCAGCCCCA GAATGTGAATGTGACTGCTACAGAAGTTGCTCCAATAGGTCGTATCTATCACGAGACTTATGGGTGTCAAATGAATATTAATGACATGGAGATTGTTCTGTCTATTATGAAGAATGCTGGGTATAGTGAAGTCGTTGATGTCCCTGAGAATGCAGAGGTTATTTTTATTAACACCTGCGCTATCAGGGACAATGCAGAACAGAAGGTTTGGCAGCGGCTTAATTATTTTTGGTTTCTTAAGAGGGAATGGAAGGACAATGTTAAAATAGGGAGGTCGCAGTCCAAACGTCCTCCAAAAGTTGTAGTTTTGGGATGTATGGCGGAGAGGTTAAAGGACCAGATTCTCGATTCAGACAAAATGGTTGATGTGGTTTGTGGGCCTGATGCATACAGAGACTTGCCGAGATTGTTAGAAGATGTGGACTATGGTCAGAAAGGAATCAATACTCTTCTTTCGCTGGAAGAGACTTATGCTGATATTAGCCCTGTTCGAATCTCCAAAAATTCAATTAGtgcttttgtttctgttatgaGGGGATGTAACAATATGTGCTCATTTTGCATTGTTCCTTTCACTAGAGGCAGAGAGCGCTCGCGTCCTGTGGAATCTATTGTGAGGGAGGTGGGAGAGCTTTGGGAAGAAGGCGTGAAAGAGGTAACACTGCTAGGCCAGAATGTAAACAGCTACAATGATGCCTCTGAGAATGAAAAGGAAGTTGAAGCAGGAACTAATTGGCGATACAGCGAAGGCTTCTCCAGCACGTGCAAGGTGAAAAAAGTTGGTTTGCGTTTTGCTGATCTCTTGGATCGACTGTCCACAGAATATCCAGAGATGAGGTTCCGATACACATCCCCACACCCTAAAGATTTCCCTGATGAGTTGCTGTATTTAATGCGAGACAGACCTAATATCTGCAGAAGTATCCATCTGCCTGCACAGACTGGGAGTACTGCAGTGCTAGAAAGAATGCGTCGTGGCTATACCCGTGAGGCATACTTGGATCTTGTGCAAAAGATACGGAGAATTATTCCAGATGTGGGCATCAGCAGTGATTTCATATGTGGTAAGTGTTCTTATCAATGTTCTATACATTCTG GGTTTTGTGGGGAAACAGAGGAGGACCATGACGACACACTTAGCCTTGTAAAGGCTGTTGGCTACGATATGGCTTACATTTTTGCATATAGCATGAGGGATAAAACCCATGCAAATAGACACTACGATGATGATGTTCCAGAGGATGTGAAGCAGAGGAGGCTGGCGGAACTTATCAAGGCTTTCCATAAGAGCACAGGTCAGTGTTACGACTCACAGGTGGGAACTACCCAACTTGTCTTAGTAGAAGGACCTAATAAGAAAGCTCCAGATACAGAACTCATGGGCAAGAGTGATAGAGGTCATAGAGTTTCTTTTGTTAACGTGCTGTTACCACATCGAGATGCTGATTCAAATGAGGAAAGGAATCCCGTAGTGGGTGATTATGTTGAAGTTCGTATATTGAAATCAACAAGAACATCACTATTTGGAGAGGCTGTTGCGATAAGTAAATTGAGCTTGTTTTACAACAATGTGGAGGAAGAAGCTGTTGTCTGTGGAAGCAGAAGTTGA
- the LOC137748719 gene encoding beta-glucosidase 42-like yields the protein MAKKDLLKEYDEESHEVCRSDFPPNFVFGVGTSAYQVEGACKDGGRGPSIWDAFSHSKGNIIDGSNGDVAVDQYHRYKEDVELIAKLGFEAHRFSISWSRIFPDGLGTKINEEGITYYNNFINALLEKGIQPYVTLYHWDLPLYLHENMGGWLNKQIVEYFSVYADTCFASFGDRVKDWITFNEPYQTAMNGYRVGRFASGRHECSSTEPFLVAHHQLLAHAAAVSIYRSKYKDKQGGQVGLVVDCEWAEANSDTIEDKAAAARRLDFQLGWYLDPIYHEEYPKVMRERLGDRLPIFSEKDKELLKNSVDFIGLNHYTSRFIAHGRDNHDKGDFYKAQGIEKIVEWEGGEAIGEKAASEWLYVVPWGMHKVLNYIAQRYNNPPIYVTENGMDDEDNDTSPLHEMLDDKLRVSYFKRYLSAVAKAIRDGADVRGYFAWSLLDNFEWAQGYTKRFGLVYVDYKNGLSRHPKSSAYWFLRFFKGVEGKYGKEE from the exons ATGGCAAAGAAGGACTTGTTGAAGGAATATGATGAAGAATCTCATGAAGTATGTCGCAGTGACTTTCCTCCCAACTTCGTTTTTGGCGTTGGCACTTCCGCGTATCAA GTAGAGGGAGCCTGCAAGGACGGTGGTAGGGGTCCCAGCATTTGGGATGCCTTTTCACACTCAAAAG GGAATATCATTGATGGAAGCAATGGGGACGTTGCAGTTGATCAATATCATCGGTATAAG GAAGATGTTGAACTCATTGCCAAGTTGGGATTTGAAGCTCATCGTTTTTCCATATCATGGTCTCGAATATTCCCTG ATGGTTTGGGAACCAAAATCAATGAGGAAGGGATTACTTACTATAACAATTTCATTAATGCTCTCCTTGAAAAGG GCATCCAACCTTATGTAACACTGTACCATTGGGATCTACCCTTGTACCTTCATGAGAATATGGGAGGGTGGCTGAATAAGCAAATTGT AGAATACTTCTCAGTCTATGCAGACACCTGCTTTGCAAGCTTTGGCGATAGAGTAAAGGACTGGATCACTTTTAATGAGCCTTATCAGACTGCTATGAATGGTTATCGTGTTGGGAGATTTGCTTCTGGAAGGCATGAATGCTCGTCAACAGAACCATTTTTGGTTGCACACCACCAACTATTGGCACATGCTGCTGCTGTTTCCATATACCGAAGCAAGTATAAG GACAAGCAAGGGGGACAAGTTGGCTTGGTCGTAGACTGTGAATGGGCAGAGGCTAATTCAGACACAATTGAAGATAAAGCTGCTGCAGCAAGGCGCCTAGATTTTCAGCTTGGATG GTACTTAGATCCAATATATCATGAGGAATACCCCAAAGTTATGCGTGAAAGACTTGGAGATCGGCTTCCTATATTTTCAGAGAAAGATAAGGAGTTGCTTAAGAACTCAGTAGACTTTATTGGTCTGAATCACTATACATCGAGATTTATTGCTCATGGAAGAGATAACCATGATAAGGGTGATTTTTATAAAGCACAAGGGATAGAGAAAATTG TTGAATGGGAAGGGGGTGAGGCTATTGGTGAGAAG GCAGCATCAGAATGGCTGTATGTTGTTCCTTGGGGCATGCATAAGGTTCTGAATTACATAGCGCAGAGATACAATAATCCCCCAATATATGTTACTGAGAATG GTATGGATGACGAAGATAATGACACCTCCCCACTTCATGAAATGCTGGATGACAAACTGAGAGTTAGTTACTTTAAGAGATACCTTTCAGCAGTTGCCAAAGCGATAAG GGATGGGGCAGATGTAAGGGGATACTTTGCGTGGTCATTACTGGATAACTTTGAGTGGGCTCAAGGATATACCAAgcgttttggtttggtttacgTTGACTATAAGAATGGGCTTTCAAGACACCCAAAATCTTCTGCTTACTGGTTCTTGAGGTTCTTCAAAGGTGTTGAAGGCAAATATGGAAAGGAAGAGTAA
- the LOC137748350 gene encoding CDK5RAP1-like protein isoform X2, producing the protein MASSLSSSLSSILNNPHCALRLKLQRPSCFTLGFLNWGPEKSGSRCYHRRQQLQPRPQRRSLGRSSSRSFSNSSPNASSLSGHSGGPSLRHFVAQAALTGAEAQPQNVNVTATEVAPIGRIYHETYGCQMNINDMEIVLSIMKNAGYSEVVDVPENAEVIFINTCAIRDNAEQKVWQRLNYFWFLKREWKDNVKIGRSQSKRPPKVVVLGCMAERLKDQILDSDKMVDVVCGPDAYRDLPRLLEDVDYGQKGINTLLSLEETYADISPVRISKNSISAFVSVMRGCNNMCSFCIVPFTRGRERSRPVESIVREVGELWEEGVKEVTLLGQNVNSYNDASENEKEVEAGTNWRYSEGFSSTCKVKKVGLRFADLLDRLSTEYPEMRFRYTSPHPKDFPDELLYLMRDRPNICRSIHLPAQTGSTAVLERMRRGYTREAYLDLVQKIRRIIPDVGISSDFICGFCGETEEDHDDTLSLVKAVGYDMAYIFAYSMRDKTHANRHYDDDVPEDVKQRRLAELIKAFHKSTGQCYDSQVGTTQLVLVEGPNKKAPDTELMGKSDRGHRVSFVNVLLPHRDADSNEERNPVVGDYVEVRILKSTRTSLFGEAVAISKLSLFYNNVEEEAVVCGSRS; encoded by the exons ATGGCGTCGTCGCTCTCGTCGTCCCTGTCCTCGATCCTGAACAACCCACACTGCGCGCTGCGCCTGAAGCTCCAGAGGCCGTCCTGCTTCACTCTCGGGTTCCTCAATTGGGGACCGGAGAAGTCCGGTTCCCGATGCTACCACCGCCGCCAGCAGCTGCAGCCTCGGCCACAAAGGAGGAGTCTTGGCCGCAGTAGCTCCAGAAGCTTCTCGAATTCTAGTCCCAACGCTTCTTCTCTCTCCGGCCATTCCGGTGGCCCCAGCCTCCGCCACTTCGTCGCTCAAGCTGCTCTCACCGGTGCTGAAGCCCAGCCCCA GAATGTGAATGTGACTGCTACAGAAGTTGCTCCAATAGGTCGTATCTATCACGAGACTTATGGGTGTCAAATGAATATTAATGACATGGAGATTGTTCTGTCTATTATGAAGAATGCTGGGTATAGTGAAGTCGTTGATGTCCCTGAGAATGCAGAGGTTATTTTTATTAACACCTGCGCTATCAGGGACAATGCAGAACAGAAGGTTTGGCAGCGGCTTAATTATTTTTGGTTTCTTAAGAGGGAATGGAAGGACAATGTTAAAATAGGGAGGTCGCAGTCCAAACGTCCTCCAAAAGTTGTAGTTTTGGGATGTATGGCGGAGAGGTTAAAGGACCAGATTCTCGATTCAGACAAAATGGTTGATGTGGTTTGTGGGCCTGATGCATACAGAGACTTGCCGAGATTGTTAGAAGATGTGGACTATGGTCAGAAAGGAATCAATACTCTTCTTTCGCTGGAAGAGACTTATGCTGATATTAGCCCTGTTCGAATCTCCAAAAATTCAATTAGtgcttttgtttctgttatgaGGGGATGTAACAATATGTGCTCATTTTGCATTGTTCCTTTCACTAGAGGCAGAGAGCGCTCGCGTCCTGTGGAATCTATTGTGAGGGAGGTGGGAGAGCTTTGGGAAGAAGGCGTGAAAGAGGTAACACTGCTAGGCCAGAATGTAAACAGCTACAATGATGCCTCTGAGAATGAAAAGGAAGTTGAAGCAGGAACTAATTGGCGATACAGCGAAGGCTTCTCCAGCACGTGCAAGGTGAAAAAAGTTGGTTTGCGTTTTGCTGATCTCTTGGATCGACTGTCCACAGAATATCCAGAGATGAGGTTCCGATACACATCCCCACACCCTAAAGATTTCCCTGATGAGTTGCTGTATTTAATGCGAGACAGACCTAATATCTGCAGAAGTATCCATCTGCCTGCACAGACTGGGAGTACTGCAGTGCTAGAAAGAATGCGTCGTGGCTATACCCGTGAGGCATACTTGGATCTTGTGCAAAAGATACGGAGAATTATTCCAGATGTGGGCATCAGCAGTGATTTCATATGTG GGTTTTGTGGGGAAACAGAGGAGGACCATGACGACACACTTAGCCTTGTAAAGGCTGTTGGCTACGATATGGCTTACATTTTTGCATATAGCATGAGGGATAAAACCCATGCAAATAGACACTACGATGATGATGTTCCAGAGGATGTGAAGCAGAGGAGGCTGGCGGAACTTATCAAGGCTTTCCATAAGAGCACAGGTCAGTGTTACGACTCACAGGTGGGAACTACCCAACTTGTCTTAGTAGAAGGACCTAATAAGAAAGCTCCAGATACAGAACTCATGGGCAAGAGTGATAGAGGTCATAGAGTTTCTTTTGTTAACGTGCTGTTACCACATCGAGATGCTGATTCAAATGAGGAAAGGAATCCCGTAGTGGGTGATTATGTTGAAGTTCGTATATTGAAATCAACAAGAACATCACTATTTGGAGAGGCTGTTGCGATAAGTAAATTGAGCTTGTTTTACAACAATGTGGAGGAAGAAGCTGTTGTCTGTGGAAGCAGAAGTTGA